TAGTCACGGATAGTCGAGCTGCTTTTTTTCTAGTCTCATCAAATAAAGCAGACAATTGCACAAAGGCATATCGGCTATGTATTTGTTTTTTAATAAATTCTAGTCGCTCAGTGCCGTTTAACGGAAGTAATATATACTCGTTTTTTCCTGTCTGATTATTTACTTCGGTTCCACCATACTCCAATAATTGGATATACTGTTGAATCGATTGTTCCATTTGTTCGACCCTAAGTGGTTCGTTTTCCTCATACATTTGTGCAATGGCTTCTTTCACATTGTCCCACGGTTCAAAATAAGTTTTAAGTAAGTCTTTAGAAAAGCGACTCATATCCTTATGCCCTCGCCTTCATCCGTTTTTTTCCTTCTCTACAAATCGATAACAATGGACAAACATCACAGCCAGGATTTTGCGCTTTACAATGATATCTTCCAAAGAAAATGATTTGATGATGAGTGTCTGTCCAATTGTCCTTTGGTGTCCATCGCATAATTTTCTCTTCTACGGCTAGCGGAGAATCTTTCCATCGATTCATTCCTAATCTTTTCGCTACCCTTTCAACATGGGTGTCAACAGCTAATGCGGGAATACCGAAAGCATTGGAGACAACGACATTCGCTGTCTTTCTACCTACGCCTGGAAAAGTCATTAATAAATCCCGATCTGCGGGCACCTCTCCACCGTATTCATCAATTAGCAATTGACTAAGCGCTTGAATGTTTTTTGATTTGTTGCGATATAATCCAATCGATCGGATATCGTTTTGTAATTCCTCGATTTCTACCGATACGTAGTCTTCCGGAGTTTTATATTTTTTAAACAACTCTGCGGTTACGCGGTTCACGAGTACATCCGTACATTGTGCAGAAAGAAGTGTTGCGATTAATAATTCAAAAGCGTTATCATGAACTAATTCGCAATGCGCATCAGGAAACATTTCCGCAAATTGATCGAGGCAAAATTCCCAATTCTTCTTCGTTAACATAAAATCCCCCTACTCTCGCTCTTCCAACCAATTATAAAAGGGTACTCTCTTTACCCTCACAGTTTTCTCTTGTTCTGATGGTCGGACACCAATCGTCCTAAATTTTTTAGCTTGACGTTCAACATCCGCCATTGACTTAACGTTTTTCTTTTTCCATTCAAATAAAATACGGTCAATGTAACGAAGGCTCACTT
This window of the Sporosarcina ureilytica genome carries:
- a CDS encoding YpoC family protein, with amino-acid sequence MSRFSKDLLKTYFEPWDNVKEAIAQMYEENEPLRVEQMEQSIQQYIQLLEYGGTEVNNQTGKNEYILLPLNGTERLEFIKKQIHSRYAFVQLSALFDETRKKAARLSVTNKS
- the nth gene encoding endonuclease III, which codes for MLTKKNWEFCLDQFAEMFPDAHCELVHDNAFELLIATLLSAQCTDVLVNRVTAELFKKYKTPEDYVSVEIEELQNDIRSIGLYRNKSKNIQALSQLLIDEYGGEVPADRDLLMTFPGVGRKTANVVVSNAFGIPALAVDTHVERVAKRLGMNRWKDSPLAVEEKIMRWTPKDNWTDTHHQIIFFGRYHCKAQNPGCDVCPLLSICREGKKRMKARA